One Staphylococcus ratti DNA segment encodes these proteins:
- a CDS encoding ABC transporter permease, producing the protein MNKFMATFKLTYMNKLKSKAFVISTIIFMLVIIGIANVDKIIKIFDDGEQTIAIVTQNNQIYEHVKSKGEALHKDVKYEKLTASQVDKALKNEKIDQAYIIKSNDERISATIKATEHPSMQDQKELQTLLTQLQSQQVAKKLGISAADQQRLLTPSQVDTQVVIDGKGNEMNQNEEGFSTFIVMIGSLLMMFIIFNYANQIAMEVATEKTSRVSEMIITSVKPSVHILAKIMGVLAVALTQLILIGLTIGASILFFDFGEMLKGFEFVVTPHITRLLIFGVIFLIVGIFAYVIFAAILGNLTARIEDMGQTLMPLTLLMMGSFYAGYIGGLTNPDNLIIRALSYVPFFSPFVTFARLSLSETPTYEGLIAVAIHIALIFVLLYLATKTYKNAVLTFEKGWWKVLKRTFRKSH; encoded by the coding sequence ATGAATAAATTTATGGCTACGTTTAAGTTAACTTATATGAACAAATTGAAGTCAAAAGCATTTGTTATTTCAACAATTATTTTTATGTTAGTCATTATAGGTATTGCTAATGTGGATAAAATCATTAAAATATTTGATGACGGAGAACAAACGATTGCGATTGTAACGCAAAACAATCAAATTTATGAACATGTTAAATCTAAAGGAGAAGCGTTACATAAAGATGTTAAATATGAAAAATTAACGGCGTCTCAAGTTGATAAAGCTTTAAAAAACGAAAAAATTGATCAAGCATATATCATTAAATCCAATGATGAACGTATTTCAGCTACGATTAAAGCCACAGAGCACCCTTCTATGCAAGATCAAAAAGAATTGCAGACTTTATTAACACAATTACAGTCTCAACAAGTGGCTAAAAAACTTGGTATATCAGCAGCAGATCAACAACGTTTACTTACACCAAGTCAAGTGGATACACAAGTTGTGATAGATGGTAAAGGCAATGAGATGAATCAAAATGAAGAAGGTTTTAGCACGTTCATTGTGATGATTGGTAGCTTGTTAATGATGTTTATCATTTTCAATTATGCTAACCAAATTGCGATGGAAGTAGCGACAGAAAAAACGTCACGTGTGTCAGAAATGATTATTACGAGCGTTAAACCGTCTGTGCATATTCTTGCTAAAATTATGGGTGTTTTAGCGGTGGCACTCACGCAATTGATTTTAATAGGACTCACAATAGGAGCATCTATACTGTTTTTCGATTTTGGTGAAATGTTGAAAGGCTTTGAATTTGTAGTTACACCTCATATTACGAGATTATTAATATTTGGCGTAATATTTTTAATCGTTGGTATTTTTGCGTATGTGATTTTTGCGGCAATTTTAGGAAACTTAACAGCGAGAATTGAAGATATGGGACAAACGTTAATGCCTTTAACGTTATTAATGATGGGAAGTTTTTACGCAGGCTATATTGGCGGTTTAACAAATCCGGATAATTTAATCATTAGAGCGTTGAGTTACGTGCCATTTTTCTCACCGTTTGTTACATTTGCGCGTCTTTCACTTTCTGAAACACCGACATATGAAGGTTTGATAGCCGTAGCGATTCACATCGCTTTAATCTTCGTTTTACTTTATTTAGCAACAAAAACGTATAAAAATGCGGTACTGACATTTGAAAAAGGTTGGTGGAAAGTACTTAAACGTACATTTCGCAAGTCGCATTAA
- a CDS encoding ABC transporter ATP-binding protein → MTLKVSHVSKKFKNVTAVDDISFELETGKMLGFLGRNGAGKTTTFRMILGLAEPTEGEVYFNGKAIDASSYDVIGYLPEERGLHAKLKVVDELYYLATLKGMAKKDIKKAIDYWLERFQINEHREKKIESLSKGNQQKVQLLASMLHEPQLLILDEPFSGLDPVNVELLKKAVIDLNQKGTTIIFSSHRMEHIEELCDDVCILNRGKMVVQGPIQKVKRESGYQRVVIDADFDLHDFDTHPGVVATKHTSHEYVFLIENEQVAQVLYTKLQSRGFVKRFELLDPTIQEIFIEKVGDIHE, encoded by the coding sequence ATGACATTAAAGGTATCTCATGTCAGCAAGAAGTTTAAAAATGTTACAGCTGTCGATGATATTTCTTTTGAACTTGAAACAGGCAAGATGTTAGGGTTTTTAGGTCGTAATGGCGCCGGCAAAACAACGACATTTCGAATGATTTTAGGGTTAGCTGAACCGACAGAAGGGGAAGTTTACTTCAACGGGAAAGCGATTGACGCCTCAAGTTATGATGTGATTGGATATTTGCCCGAAGAACGTGGACTACATGCGAAATTAAAAGTTGTAGATGAACTTTATTATTTAGCAACATTAAAAGGAATGGCTAAGAAAGACATTAAAAAAGCGATTGATTATTGGTTGGAACGTTTTCAAATTAATGAACATCGTGAGAAAAAAATTGAATCATTATCAAAAGGGAACCAACAGAAAGTTCAATTGTTAGCTAGTATGCTTCATGAACCACAATTACTTATATTAGATGAACCATTTAGTGGATTGGATCCAGTGAATGTCGAGCTTCTAAAAAAAGCTGTCATTGATCTAAATCAAAAAGGCACAACAATTATTTTTAGCTCACATCGTATGGAACATATTGAAGAGCTATGTGACGATGTGTGTATTTTGAATAGAGGTAAAATGGTAGTTCAAGGACCTATTCAAAAAGTAAAACGAGAAAGTGGCTATCAACGTGTGGTAATTGATGCTGATTTTGATTTGCATGATTTTGACACGCACCCGGGTGTGGTTGCTACAAAACATACTTCGCATGAATACGTATTTCTTATTGAAAATGAGCAAGTGGCACAAGTGTTGTATACAAAATTACAATCGCGCGGTTTCGTCAAACGCTTTGAACTTTTAGATCCTACGATACAGGAAATCTTTATTGAAAAAGTAGGTGATATTCATGAATAA